Proteins encoded within one genomic window of Eleutherodactylus coqui strain aEleCoq1 chromosome 1, aEleCoq1.hap1, whole genome shotgun sequence:
- the CTDSP2 gene encoding carboxy-terminal domain RNA polymerase II polypeptide A small phosphatase 2 produces the protein MESSCIITQVQREEPLVHPKQGIVSRTSPKKPRSRSIFKALFCCLSAQNVSRPGGAGEPPTQKEETQTTPKSELLQCLQYQFYQIPGTSLLPEVAPKDKGKICMVIDLDETLVHSSFKPISNADFIVPVEIEGTTHQVYVLKRPYVDEFLERMGELYECVLFTASLAKYADPVTDLLDKEGIFRSRLFREACVFHQGCYVKDLSRLGRDLKKTIILDNSPASYIFHPDNAVPVQSWFDDMGDTELLSLIPIFEELSYSEDIYASLGQLKAP, from the exons GGATAGTCTCCAGGACCTCACCAAAGAAGCCAAGAAGTCGGAGCATATTTAAGGCACTTTTCTGTTGCCTCAGTGCACAGAATGTCAGTCGACCAGGAGGCGCGGGTGAACCTCCCACccaaaaggaggagacacaaaccACCCCAAAG TCGGAGTTACTCCAGTGTCTCCAGTATCAGTTTTACCAG attcCAGGAACCTCTTTACTCCCTGAGGTAGCGCCAAAAGATAAGGGAAAAATATGCATGGTGATAGACTTAGACGAAACATTGGTTCATAGCTCTTTTAAG CCAATCAGCAATGCAGATTTTATTGTTCCCGTGGAGATTGAGGGGACCACTCATCAG GTGTACGTTTTAAAGAGGCCTTATGTAGACGAGTTTCTGGAAAGAATGGGGGAACTCTATGAATGTGTACTATTCACTGCTAGCCTTGCCAAG TATGCCGATCCAGTGACTGATCTTCTGGACAAGGAAGGAATCTTCCGATCCCGGCTCTTCAGGGAAGCTTGTGTATTCCATCAGGGCTGCTACGTCAAAGACTTGAGCCGTCTAGGGAGAGATCTGAAGAAGACTATCATTTTAGACAACTCTCCTGCATCCTATATCTTCCATCCAGATAATGCT GTACCTGTGCAGTCGTGGTTTGACGACATGGGAGACACAGAACTTTTAAGCCTTATCCCCATCTTTGAGGAGCTCAGTTACTCGGAGGACATTTATGCAAGTCTTGGACAGTTGAAGGCACCTTAA